A window of the Agrococcus jejuensis genome harbors these coding sequences:
- a CDS encoding DHA2 family efflux MFS transporter permease subunit, protein MSDAAAAPRSPWPALWALVIGFFMILVDSTIVSVAIPHIMSGLDAGINEVIWVTSAYLLAYAVPLLITGRLGDRFGPKPVYLTGLAVFTLASLWCGLADSIAILIVARVIQGLGAALMTPQTMAVIMRTFAPNARGAAMGLWGGVAGLAMLVGPLLGGALVDSLGWEWIFFINVPVGIVGFVLVMRLVPRLPLHAHSFDWLGVVLSAAGMFLLVFGIQEGETYDWGTMPILGVEVPLVGMIVAGVVLMVAFVVWQAVNRREPLVPLGIFRDRNFTLASIAIATIGFLVTAMAVPIFLYAQGVRGLTPTESALLMVPMAIGAGILSPFTSRFLQARDPRLFTAAGILGMGASVAWYGMWVQSETDVWLFLLPGALMGVSSAFVWGPLGIVATRNLDPRLAGAGSGVYNTVRQIGAVVGSAAIAAAMSWRIDAELGAGSSDQVSGASFGGQLPEQIAGPFSAALGQSLLLPAAVTALGVIAALCFAKPKAQGQQPPALAADDAAAAAVATAE, encoded by the coding sequence ATGTCCGACGCTGCTGCAGCACCTCGATCCCCCTGGCCGGCCCTCTGGGCGCTCGTCATCGGGTTCTTCATGATCCTCGTCGACTCGACCATCGTGTCGGTCGCGATCCCGCACATCATGTCCGGCCTCGACGCCGGCATCAACGAGGTCATCTGGGTCACGAGCGCGTACCTGCTCGCGTACGCCGTGCCCCTGCTCATCACCGGCCGCCTCGGCGACCGCTTCGGCCCGAAGCCCGTCTATCTGACCGGCCTCGCGGTCTTCACGCTCGCGTCGCTGTGGTGCGGCCTCGCCGACTCGATCGCGATCCTCATCGTCGCCCGCGTCATCCAGGGCCTCGGCGCCGCGCTCATGACGCCGCAGACGATGGCCGTCATCATGCGCACGTTCGCGCCCAACGCCCGCGGCGCCGCCATGGGCCTGTGGGGCGGCGTCGCCGGCCTCGCGATGCTCGTCGGCCCGCTGCTCGGCGGCGCGCTCGTCGACAGCCTCGGCTGGGAGTGGATCTTCTTCATCAACGTGCCCGTCGGCATCGTCGGCTTCGTGCTCGTCATGCGCCTCGTGCCGCGCCTGCCGCTGCACGCGCACTCGTTCGACTGGCTCGGCGTCGTGCTGAGCGCCGCGGGCATGTTCCTGCTCGTGTTCGGCATCCAGGAGGGCGAGACGTACGACTGGGGCACGATGCCGATCCTCGGCGTCGAGGTGCCGCTCGTCGGCATGATCGTCGCGGGCGTCGTGCTCATGGTCGCGTTCGTCGTGTGGCAGGCCGTCAACCGGCGCGAGCCGCTCGTGCCGCTCGGCATCTTCCGCGACCGCAACTTCACGCTCGCGAGCATCGCGATCGCCACGATCGGCTTCCTCGTCACCGCGATGGCGGTGCCGATCTTCCTCTACGCGCAGGGCGTGCGCGGCCTGACCCCGACCGAGTCGGCGCTGCTCATGGTGCCGATGGCGATCGGCGCGGGCATCCTCTCGCCCTTCACGAGCCGCTTCCTGCAGGCGCGCGACCCGCGCCTGTTCACGGCCGCGGGCATCCTCGGCATGGGCGCGTCGGTCGCCTGGTACGGCATGTGGGTGCAGTCGGAGACCGACGTGTGGCTCTTCCTGCTGCCCGGCGCGCTCATGGGCGTCTCGAGCGCGTTCGTCTGGGGTCCGCTCGGCATCGTCGCGACCCGCAACCTCGACCCGCGCCTCGCGGGCGCAGGCTCGGGCGTCTACAACACCGTGCGCCAGATCGGCGCCGTCGTCGGGTCGGCGGCGATCGCCGCCGCGATGTCGTGGCGCATCGACGCCGAGCTCGGCGCGGGCTCGAGCGACCAGGTGTCGGGCGCATCGTTCGGTGGACAGCTGCCCGAGCAGATCGCCGGACCCTTCTCGGCGGCGCTCGGCCAGTCGCTGCTGCTGCCCGCGGCGGTCACGGCGCTCGGCGTCATCGCGGCGCTGTGCTTCGCGAAGCCGAAGGCGCAGGGGCAGCAGCCGCCGGCGCTCGCCGCCGACGACGCGGCAGCCGCCGCGGTCGCGACCGCGGAGTGA